The window TTGACCAAAAGCCGTCCCTGATCATTTTGGACCTTTCCCTGTCGACCGTGGATCCCGTGCAACTTATCCAAGAACTACGGCGGATTCCCGAGCTGAATCACCTTCCGGTTCTGGGCTACACGAACCACACGCAGGTCCCGAACTGGGAAGAAAAAATAAAAGACAATAAAACAAAAGTGGTACCAAATTCATATATATCGTCAAATATAAACAG of the Nitrospiria bacterium genome contains:
- a CDS encoding response regulator produces the protein MPNPSVLLAITDLFFLSKIRTALETQGCAVRVAAQSQRIIKEALDQKPSLIILDLSLSTVDPVQLIQELRRIPELNHLPVLGYTNHTQVPNWEEKIKDNKTKVVPNSYISSNIN